A portion of the Trueperaceae bacterium genome contains these proteins:
- a CDS encoding cytochrome c has protein sequence MSRKPKQRRRPRPSTIALASGVVIVVMFAVYARLSGGDAGPLTYPTYTAEQIAQGEQYYQANCATCHGATGAGNSRAGIPALDGSMHAWHHPDSQIAAMIR, from the coding sequence TTGTCCCGAAAGCCCAAGCAACGCCGCCGCCCGCGCCCATCCACCATCGCCCTCGCATCGGGCGTCGTCATCGTGGTGATGTTCGCCGTCTACGCCCGCCTGAGCGGCGGCGACGCCGGTCCGCTCACCTACCCGACCTACACCGCGGAGCAGATCGCCCAGGGCGAGCAGTACTACCAGGCCAACTGCGCCACCTGCCACGGCGCCACCGGCGCCGGCAACTCGCGCGCCGGCATCCCCGCGCTGGACGGCAGCATGCACGCCTGGCACCACCCCGACTCGCAGATCGCCGCCATGATCCGGC